A genome region from Actinobacillus arthritidis includes the following:
- the ureC gene encoding urease subunit alpha produces the protein MALTIPRSQYVATYGPTVGDKVRLGDTDLWATIEQDFLTKGDECKFGGGKSVRDGMAQSSTATRDNPNVLDFALTNVMIIDAKLGIIKADIGIRDGRIVGIGQAGNPDTMDNVTPNMIIGASTEVHNGAHLIATAGGIDTHIHWICPQQAQHAIENGITTMIGGGSGPADGTHATTCTSGKFNIERMFQACEALPVNIGFFGKGNCSTLEPLKEQIVAGALGLKIHEDWGATPAVIDAALKVADEMDVQVAIHTDTLNESGFLEDTMKAINGRVIHTFHTEGASGGHAPDIIKAAMYPNVLPASTNPTRPFTVNTIDEHLDMLMVCHHLDKRVPEDVAFADSRIRPETIATEDILHDMGVFSIMSSDSQAMGRVGEVVTRTWQTADKMKAQRGALGDEGNDNFRIKRYIAKYTINPAIAHGISQHVGSLEVGKLADIVLWKPQFFGVKPEFVMKKGFISFAKMGDPNASIPTPQPVFYRPMFGANAKANTESAVYFVSQASVDANIKTQYGIQKETLAVKGCRDVGKKDLVHNNATPEITVDPERYEVRVDGEHITCEPATKVPLAQRYFLF, from the coding sequence ATGGCATTAACAATCCCACGCAGTCAGTATGTAGCGACTTACGGTCCGACAGTCGGTGATAAAGTTCGTTTAGGCGACACCGATTTATGGGCGACAATTGAACAAGATTTTTTGACTAAAGGTGATGAGTGTAAATTCGGCGGCGGTAAGTCGGTACGTGACGGTATGGCACAATCCAGTACCGCTACCCGAGATAATCCGAACGTATTGGATTTTGCTCTCACTAACGTGATGATTATTGACGCAAAATTAGGCATTATTAAAGCGGATATCGGGATTCGTGACGGACGTATTGTCGGCATTGGTCAGGCGGGTAATCCGGACACCATGGATAATGTGACGCCAAATATGATTATCGGCGCAAGTACCGAAGTACATAACGGCGCACATTTAATTGCGACTGCAGGCGGTATCGATACTCACATTCACTGGATTTGTCCGCAACAAGCACAACATGCTATCGAAAACGGTATTACCACCATGATAGGTGGTGGTTCAGGCCCGGCGGACGGCACGCACGCGACCACTTGTACTTCGGGTAAATTCAATATTGAAAGAATGTTCCAAGCTTGCGAAGCGTTACCGGTTAATATCGGCTTTTTCGGCAAAGGTAACTGTTCTACGCTTGAACCGCTTAAAGAACAAATTGTTGCCGGTGCGTTAGGCTTAAAAATTCACGAAGACTGGGGGGCAACACCGGCGGTGATTGACGCGGCGTTAAAAGTGGCGGACGAAATGGATGTGCAAGTCGCAATTCACACCGATACGCTCAATGAAAGTGGTTTCTTAGAAGACACAATGAAAGCGATTAACGGACGTGTGATTCACACCTTCCACACCGAAGGTGCCAGCGGCGGTCATGCACCGGATATTATTAAAGCGGCGATGTACCCGAACGTATTACCGGCTTCAACCAATCCAACCCGCCCATTTACTGTGAATACGATTGACGAGCATTTGGATATGCTGATGGTTTGCCACCATTTAGATAAACGTGTGCCGGAAGATGTGGCATTTGCCGACAGCCGTATCCGCCCTGAAACGATCGCGACGGAAGATATTCTGCACGATATGGGTGTGTTCTCGATTATGAGTTCAGACAGTCAAGCAATGGGACGTGTCGGCGAAGTAGTCACTCGTACGTGGCAAACGGCAGATAAAATGAAAGCACAGCGTGGCGCATTGGGCGATGAAGGTAACGACAACTTCCGTATTAAACGCTATATTGCGAAATATACGATCAACCCGGCGATTGCTCACGGTATCAGCCAACACGTTGGCTCGCTTGAAGTGGGTAAACTGGCTGATATCGTACTATGGAAACCGCAATTCTTCGGCGTAAAACCGGAGTTTGTGATGAAAAAAGGCTTTATCAGCTTTGCGAAAATGGGTGACCCGAACGCTTCAATCCCAACGCCACAACCGGTATTCTACCGCCCAATGTTCGGGGCGAATGCGAAAGCGAATACCGAAAGTGCAGTGTACTTCGTTTCCCAAGCTAGCGTGGATGCGAACATCAAAACGCAATACGGCATTCAGAAAGAAACCCTAGCGGTAAAAGGCTGTCGTGATGTAGGCAAAAAAGACCTCGTTCACAACAATGCAACGCCTGAAATTACCGTTGACCCGGAACGCTATGAAGTACGTGTGGACGGCGAGCATATTACTTGCGAACCTGCGACCAAAGTACCGCTTGCACAGCGTTATTTCTTGTTCTAG
- a CDS encoding glutathione S-transferase, producing the protein MKLWYSTTSPFVRKVLVTLKHQQLEAKTELLKISSSFDPNSPHNQDNPLGRVPALQRNCGNWLFGDQLICEYLDQKGDQPKLFPESGKPRWATLALHNLADGILENTVPIMAERMLRPENEWWTSRQERLMVRNIRSFPQLEKAIEPFGTELNIGTINAVCLIDWWQFRAEKLGYDLAKNHPNLTAWAEEMNGKYAVLAETKPHV; encoded by the coding sequence ATGAAACTCTGGTATTCCACCACTAGCCCTTTTGTGCGTAAAGTGTTAGTTACGCTAAAACATCAACAATTAGAAGCTAAAACCGAGCTGTTAAAAATTAGTTCGTCATTTGACCCAAATTCACCACACAACCAAGACAATCCGCTTGGACGTGTACCGGCTTTACAGCGTAATTGCGGAAATTGGTTATTCGGCGACCAACTGATTTGTGAATATCTCGATCAAAAAGGCGACCAACCGAAATTATTTCCGGAAAGTGGCAAACCACGCTGGGCGACGTTAGCGTTACATAACCTTGCGGACGGCATTTTAGAAAATACCGTCCCGATTATGGCTGAACGTATGCTTCGCCCTGAAAACGAATGGTGGACAAGCCGTCAAGAGCGACTAATGGTTCGTAATATTCGTTCATTCCCACAGCTTGAAAAAGCGATTGAGCCATTCGGCACAGAGCTAAATATCGGCACAATCAATGCAGTTTGCTTAATCGACTGGTGGCAATTCCGTGCCGAAAAACTTGGTTACGATCTTGCAAAAAATCACCCGAATTTGACCGCTTGGGCGGAAGAAATGAATGGCAAATATGCTGTATTGGCGGAGACAAAACCACACGTCTAA
- the ureA gene encoding urease subunit gamma encodes MHLTSREQEKLMLFLAGELAAKRKARGVKLNYPEAIAYIASHLQEAARDGMSVAEVMQYGATLLTVDDVMEGIAEMVHEVQIEATFPDGTKLVTVHNPIR; translated from the coding sequence ATGCATTTAACTTCAAGAGAACAAGAAAAACTGATGTTGTTTCTTGCCGGAGAGTTGGCGGCAAAACGCAAAGCTCGTGGTGTGAAATTAAATTATCCGGAAGCAATCGCTTATATCGCCAGCCACTTACAAGAAGCGGCACGTGACGGAATGTCGGTGGCGGAAGTAATGCAATACGGCGCAACGTTATTGACGGTTGACGATGTAATGGAAGGCATTGCGGAAATGGTTCACGAAGTGCAAATCGAAGCGACGTTCCCGGACGGCACGAAATTAGTGACCGTACATAACCCGATTAGATAA
- the ureB gene encoding urease subunit beta, with protein sequence MIPGEYQLADGDVRANVGRKTVKLEVVNTGDRPIQVGSHYHFFETNNALKFDRLQARGMRLNVPSGNAVRFEPGEAKEVELVEFGGNKVIYGFHNEIDGKL encoded by the coding sequence ATGATCCCCGGAGAATACCAATTAGCAGACGGTGATGTACGAGCGAATGTGGGCCGCAAAACCGTCAAATTAGAAGTAGTCAATACAGGCGACCGCCCGATTCAAGTCGGTTCGCACTACCATTTTTTTGAAACCAATAACGCCCTAAAATTCGACCGCTTGCAGGCTCGCGGTATGCGTTTAAATGTACCGTCAGGCAATGCGGTGCGTTTTGAACCCGGTGAAGCGAAAGAAGTGGAACTGGTTGAGTTTGGTGGTAATAAAGTGATTTACGGTTTCCATAACGAAATCGACGGCAAATTATAG
- the ureG gene encoding urease accessory protein UreG, translating to MRKYIKIGVAGPVGAGKTALIERLTREIASKYSVAVITNDIYTQEDAEFLTKNSLLPPERIMGVETGGCPHTAIREDASMNLEAVDEMVARFPEVELIFIESGGDNLSATFSPDLADVTIFVIDVAQGEKIPRKGGPGITRSDLLVINKTDLAPFVGADLSVMERDARRMRNGQPFIFTNLMKNENLDGVIGWIEKYALLKNIEDPVSLVR from the coding sequence ATGCGTAAATATATCAAAATCGGGGTGGCAGGCCCTGTGGGAGCGGGGAAAACCGCGTTAATCGAACGTTTAACTCGTGAAATCGCAAGCAAATACAGTGTTGCGGTGATTACTAATGATATCTACACCCAAGAAGATGCAGAGTTTTTAACCAAAAATAGTTTACTTCCGCCTGAGCGTATTATGGGGGTGGAAACCGGCGGTTGCCCACACACGGCAATTCGTGAAGACGCTTCGATGAACCTTGAAGCTGTGGACGAAATGGTCGCGCGTTTTCCGGAAGTGGAATTAATTTTCATTGAATCGGGCGGTGATAACCTTTCGGCAACTTTTAGCCCAGATTTAGCAGACGTAACCATTTTCGTAATTGACGTGGCACAAGGTGAGAAAATTCCACGTAAAGGCGGACCGGGTATCACACGTTCAGACCTGTTAGTGATTAATAAAACTGACTTAGCACCGTTTGTAGGGGCGGATTTAAGTGTAATGGAACGTGATGCTCGCCGTATGCGTAACGGCCAGCCGTTTATTTTCACCAACTTGATGAAAAATGAAAATCTTGATGGAGTGATCGGTTGGATCGAAAAATACGCATTGTTAAAAAATATTGAAGATCCGGTATCTTTAGTTCGTTAA
- the ureE gene encoding urease accessory protein UreE, whose protein sequence is MQILNPILPVMEDILGNLATLKASGQITTQQIDYVPLEWFESERNILRKKSRSGREVAFRLLKEGQRLKHDDVVFVNESLVIAIEILPSEVIVLSPKTLPEMARACYEIGNKHSPLFLDGDEVTLPYDKPMFEWLQAAGFEPKKAERRLSQALRANSAQGHGHSHGHSHAHDHHGYHHHGDGNWHKH, encoded by the coding sequence ATGCAAATCCTTAACCCAATCCTTCCAGTAATGGAAGACATTTTAGGTAATTTGGCTACACTTAAAGCAAGCGGGCAAATTACTACACAACAAATTGATTATGTACCGCTCGAATGGTTTGAGAGTGAGCGCAATATTCTGCGTAAAAAAAGTCGGTCGGGGCGTGAAGTGGCGTTTCGTCTTTTGAAAGAAGGGCAACGTTTAAAACACGATGATGTGGTGTTTGTGAACGAGAGCCTTGTGATTGCGATTGAAATTTTGCCATCTGAGGTCATTGTACTTTCGCCGAAAACCTTGCCGGAAATGGCGCGTGCTTGCTATGAAATCGGTAACAAACATTCGCCATTATTTTTAGACGGTGATGAGGTGACGCTTCCGTACGACAAACCGATGTTTGAATGGCTACAAGCGGCCGGATTTGAACCGAAGAAAGCAGAACGACGTTTAAGCCAAGCGTTGCGAGCAAATTCCGCTCAGGGACACGGACATTCTCACGGTCACAGTCATGCGCACGATCATCACGGCTATCATCACCATGGAGACGGAAATTGGCACAAGCACTAG
- a CDS encoding urease accessory protein UreF has product MGQLGALLHLVDPTPPIGGFNHSNGLETFVQQGKVNSRASLEEYVQTQLMQNWIYNDGAYLSLAFDAMANHDLDRLLALDQELAASKIARESREGSYKLGVRLLKIFIRYENHPLLSAFQQAISEKRCQGYFPIVFAMVAQAMNLDKAETLYAFYYNAAVGAVTNGVKLVPLSQMDGQDILFALRTPLAQAVENSLNPDPEWLGAATLASDIRSMQHEQLYTRLYMS; this is encoded by the coding sequence ATGGGGCAGTTAGGGGCGTTGTTACACTTAGTTGATCCTACGCCGCCAATCGGTGGTTTTAATCATTCCAACGGCTTGGAAACCTTTGTGCAACAAGGCAAAGTGAACAGTCGAGCAAGTCTTGAAGAGTATGTTCAAACCCAGCTGATGCAGAACTGGATTTACAATGACGGTGCGTATTTATCACTGGCATTTGATGCAATGGCAAACCACGATTTAGACCGCTTGTTGGCGTTAGATCAAGAGCTTGCCGCCAGCAAAATCGCTCGTGAGAGTCGTGAGGGCAGTTATAAATTAGGTGTACGATTGCTGAAGATTTTTATTCGTTATGAAAATCACCCATTACTGAGTGCCTTCCAACAAGCGATCAGCGAAAAACGTTGTCAGGGCTATTTCCCAATTGTGTTTGCAATGGTGGCTCAAGCGATGAATCTAGATAAAGCCGAAACGCTCTATGCGTTCTACTACAATGCGGCAGTCGGAGCGGTGACTAATGGCGTGAAACTGGTGCCGTTAAGCCAAATGGACGGGCAAGATATTTTATTTGCGTTACGCACACCACTTGCGCAAGCGGTTGAAAATAGCCTAAATCCTGATCCCGAATGGCTCGGTGCGGCAACGCTAGCAAGCGATATTCGCTCAATGCAACACGAACAGCTTTATACAAGACTTTATATGTCTTAA